The window TCACACGAAACGAAAGGTAGTTGCGGTCGTTCACTACGGCGTACTTCTCGATGATCTTCGTCACGTAGCGCGTCGTCGTATCGGCGAAGGAGAGCATCGACGAGATATGGTAGCGGAGCGTATCGAGGGGCGGCAGATCGTAGCGGCTGCCGTCGAGCGCTACGACCGCGCCGTGCAGCGTCAGCAGCATCGTCTTGCCCTCGCTGCGGGTCGGAACCTCCTGCGAATAGTAGTAGGACAGGTCGTGCGCACCCTCGACGATGGAATCGAGGCGCACGCCCTCAGGATAGGGATGTTTCACGAAGCGCTCGAACGCCCGCTGTTCGCCCGCAGCGTCGGGACGGAACAGACGGACGTACTGCGCGAACTGCCAGTAGTTGCGATCCTGCACGCGGCTGAACAGCCCGCCGCGTATGGAAAGCTCCTGCAAGGGTACGGCACCCTCGGCCTTATGCAGATGCGGCACGACCACGATGCTGCGGCAGCCGCCCTGCAACTCTTTGGGGAGTCTCACGACGAAATCGACCAGCACCTTGCCCTTGCGTTCGGGCAGCGTGCGCGACTTGGCCACCACGACCACCTCGTCGAGGCGGAAGTTAGCTACCGTCTCGCCATTCTCGTCCTTTGCCGCTTCAGCGATGTAGTAGGTCGTACTGTCGTGTTGCACGGTCATATAGTTCCGCTTCTCGGCGGGCTTCGGCGCAGCCTGCTCGCAGGGTGCGTACTCCGCGAGCGCGCGGCTTTGCCGCCGCTCCAGACGCGACGTTACCGCACAGCCTGCCAGCAGCACGGCCAGCAGGCCGACGGAGGTATGTTTCATCATTGCTTTCATCGTCGTCGGGGTTTAGAACAGGTAGGAAAAGGCCACCTCGATTTTCGAGGGCGCGAGGACGACGCGGCGGCAATGTTCGTAGCGGATCGCTTCGCAGGGCGACGGGTCGGGATGCCAGCGCAGGTCGTCCATGTAGTAGATGCTTACGCCGCCCTCCAACGTGAAGTTCCACCGCTTGGCCAGCATCCATGAGTAGCCGACCGAGGAGCCTATGCCCGTCGTCCAGCCGTTGTAGCGGGTGCGGCGGTTGCCGACCTTGTACTTGGCGAGGGTCGAGTGCAGACCCCAGAACAGCCCCACGTGCGGCTCGAAACGCCAGCAGTGCACGCCGATGGTCGCAGCGAGGACGTTGGCCCGCAGGCTCTCCGTAGAAATAGGATTCCAATAGCCCGACAACTCCACCGACCACTTCTGCGCCACGGCGACATCGACGCCCGCGTTGAGCGTTCCCGTCGCCCAGCCCAGCGCATTGACACGCACGGCGGTGTATTGGGCCGAGGCCGTGTGCGCCGCAAGGACGCACAGCAGCAGGATAAATAATTTTTTCATCTTCGCAGAATTTAATCGGTGGAGGTTGGAGTTCGGTTGTTCTTCATCTCGTCTTTCGAGACGGCATCGTAACCCGGAATAAGCGTCCGATTGGCGGTGGCGGTAAAATCATACGGGTTCTTGGTCGATACGACACGGCGTACAAGCGAACTTTCCGGATTGTCCCACCATGTCGTGACCAGCAGCCCTATCTTTCCCGATATGGAGCAGCGGCTTCCGGGCGCCACGATGAACGCCTGCTTGTCTCGGTCGATTCTGAATCCCGTATTGCTGACGAGAAGCACTTCGTCGAGCTTGGTGTAGATATAAACCCACTCCTTGACGAACTCGGTATAGAGTGTATCGTAGTACGAAGTCATCGGGTGCTGGTAGGGATTAGCGTCCGAGACTTTTCGCGTCAGGCCGCTGTCGGCATACCACCCTTTGAAGGCGAAACCGTCATTGGCGACGACGGGCATCGTCGGGCCGTCTTCGAGCGACAGAAGGCGCGTGTAGAACGCAGGGCCCGTCCACGTCTTGATCTCGCCGACGGCCGTAACGTCCTCCAATCGTCCGGCCGTATTATCGCGTCCCGACCAGTAGGTATAGACCGTCAGCATGTTGTAGAAATCCCGCGTGAAGGTCTTGGTGTAGCTGTATCCGTCCGTGTTGCTCACCGTGACCTCGTAAATCAAACGGGAGTTTTCCGTCGTATATACCGTTCCGGGATCATAGGCGATCGGTATTTCGTACACATCCGACGAACCGCCGAGGGGAACGGTGATGTCGGACGTGACGCTGTGTCCGCCGATCTGCAACGCTCCGCTCACACCCGCAACGAGGCGTATCTTGGCCGAAAGGTCGCCCGCCTTCTCCCGATCCATGACGGCAATCGACAGCCGCTTGCCGGTGGCGTAAATGCAGCGATCCGCCGTGCGTCCGAACTCGGCATCGGGCAGGTCGTCGGAGATCTTTACCTCGAAAGAGTGAATGCGTGCGTCGATTTCGTTATCTCCCTTGATGCGAATGTCGAGCGTCTGTACGGTATTGCGCCGCACGTCGAAGTTCGAGGTGTTGTTCTCGCCCAGATAGACGTCGTAGGTCATTTGCAGCCCGTCCTTCCGGGCTTTGATACGCACATAGGTCGCACCTTGCGGAGCGTTCGCGGCGCACTTCTGCTGCTGGGTCGTGATGGAGGGAACTTCGCCCCGACAGTTTTCAAATAGGTAGAACGTGCGAGTCGCCTTGCGGCCCTCCAAAGAGGACATTTGCAAGGGCTGCTCCACCACGAACATATCGCCGGCCTCCTCCTCTGCGAACAGCTTCGTCGAGGCGGCGGCATTTATCAGCTGCACGGATTGCAGCTTCAACGTATAGACGACCGACGATTCGATGGCGATGTTGCAGACCACTTTGGCGACGGCACGCCGCACGGTAATGACGGGATCGGACATTCGGTCTTCGACCGTGAGCGTCGTGCGCCCCGACATGGGCAGTGTTTCATACGACGTCGCGGAGGAGATCTTGCTCTCCAGCAGCCGTTCTTGGGACATCGCGCCCATGTCCCGATGGACATTCACAACGGCGTAGGCTTCATAGCGGCCGGGCAGCACGGAGCACTCCACCGTGCCGCTCTCGACGTAGAACTGTCGGTCGGGCAGCGCGCCGCGCGGATCGTAGAGGAAGAGATTGACGTCGCGCACGGTTCGCTCGTCCGTCGCACGGGTAACGTACTGCACGCCCTCCTCGCGTACTTGCAGCGAAAAGCGCACCTTATCCTTGCAGGACGGGCACTCCGCCATTTCGTCTTTGATACAACTGCTCATCATCGCGAGCAGCGGTATGATAAACAATAAGATTTTTTTCATGATGAATATGCTGATTAAAAGTTTCCGCCCCGACGCGGAGCCGGAGCGGAAACGGATTCGACTTACGGTTTAAGCTCCCAACTCGACCGTCTGCGTCACGGGCGACTCCCATTCGGCAGGTGTGATGGTCAGCGAGGCGTCGTGACCCGAGAGGCCGTTGATCGTGATGTCCACGCGGTAGTAGCCGTTTCGGCGAATCTCACCGCCCGACGCGCCGTCGAGCTCCACCTCGTAGGTCATCGACGACTGACCTGCGGCAGTCGAGAAGTCGCCGTCCATGTCGTAGGTCGCATTGATAGTCGCCTTCACGCGGCTGCCGACGTTGCGGGCGGGACTTTCGTACAGATAGAAGAGATTGCGATACTTGCCCGATGCTGTGTCCGAAGTCTGCGTCGTCGAGAAATTGAAAGCTCCCGGATCGGTCTTTGTCGGGAACACGGGGGTCTGCGTCGCACTATTGGAGAGCGTGATGCTGTTGATCCGCACGGCTCCCTGATAGAGCGACCCGAACTGCGGCGAGGGTGTAACCTGAACGGCTACTTTCGCCACGGTGCGTTTGAGCGTGATGGCCACATCGGTCGAGGAACCTGCGGCCGCGACGGCTTTCGAGGCGGAGCCCGACATCACGAAGCCGCCGGTGCGCTTGGCTTTCGTCGAAACATCGGCGAACGTGCCGTTGTACGAGGCTGCGTCCTGTTCCAGCATGGCGGTCAGAACATCGCTGCTATTGACCTGCGCCATGTCGAGGTTCGCCACGGCGTAGAACTCGCAGACCGTACCCGGCACGGCGTTCGGCAGGGCGAAAGTGGCCTTCTTGGCCGACAGCTCGGCCGCCGAAAACGAACGCTTGGCCAGCAGGTCGCCCGACGGGTCGATGACGAATATCGTAACCGTGTTGAGCGCCTTTTCCCACGTCTCGGCCGCAGCCGTAGAGCCGAAGAACGCACGGGTCGCAGGCTCCTCGTCGGTGAACGACACGGTGGCTACCGCGCCTTTCGAGGTTTCGTAAATTTCGTTGCCTTCCTTGTTGCACGAGACGAGAAGTCCCAGAGCGGCCGCAGCCGCCAAAAATAAGTTTTTCATACAATAAATTGGTTTTATGCTACTTGCGTAGCGGTTTAATAAAAAAATGTTCGTGTCAGTCGATGATGAACTTTACACCGATGCCGTACTGCGTGTGGAAATGCCCCGTGGAGCCGCCCCACAGGCAGCGTTCGCGGACGTTTACCGTCAGGGCGATGCGGTCTGCGAGGTAGGCTTCCATTTCGAGCGACACCGCGCCGCCGTAGATGAAAGCATCCTTGTTCGTGAGTCTCGCCCCGTCGAACAGGGTTTTGTCGCCCCAGTTCACGGTCTCGTAGCCTGCGAGTGCCGAGCCGCCGATGTAGAAGAAGAATATCTTGCGGGCGTCGGAAAGGAAGTTGTAGTAGAACCCTCCCTCGGCCGAGACCTGCACTGTCGGAATCCGCGTGCCCTTGTAGGGGTTGTAGCGTTGCAGGTACTCGCCGCCGAAAACCCACTTGTCGCCGCCTTTGGTGTAGGTCGAGAGCGCCGCCCCGACGTAGTAGCCCGCGTCGTTGCTATTGGCGTGCGAGTAGAACCCGTCGGCCATGCCGCCCCGAAGCTCGATGCCCCGCATCTTGGGGAGGCATCGCTGCGCGTCGGCTTGCCCGACGAACAGGACGAGCGACGCGACGAGAAAAAAACAGAACCGCTTCATGGTTACTGCACTTTGAGTTCGTCGATGACGCGGGCGCGCACGAGGTCTTCGTTTTCGACGATGAACGACTGATGACGGCCTCCGTTCTTTTCGTTCAGCTCTACGACGAAGCACTTGTCGTCGGGGATGGTGAACTTGTCGAACGTGAAGACGGTGCGCTCGTCCCGCTTTCCGGCCACGCGCGTGGCGTAGTTGTAGGCACGCAAGGGAAAGATGACCTGCTCCTGCATGGCGGTACGTTTGGCGACTTTCTTATCGACGATCTTGAACGTGATGAAGTCCACGTCGAAGGGCACGTTGGAGCCGTTGCGAATCTGCGTGTGGAAATAGAGCAGGCCGTTGTGGGTGTAGATGCCTTTGAGGAGGTATTGAATGCCGAAGCGCTTGCAGCCGATATGCTTCACTTCGCGCCTGTCCTGCTTGTGGATAGACTTCATAATCAGACGCACGAGCAGCGGCGATTCGCTCCCCAGCTCCGTGAGGTACACCTCCATCGCGTTGTTGGGGCGGTTCGCGGATTCGCCGTCGTGGATAAAGTCGCACATCTCGACGTTGAGCAGCAGCGGTTCGGCCGCATAGCGGACGTTGAACGTGTAGAACGAGCCGTCTTCGGTGATGACCGACATATTGGTCTCGGCGCGGAAATCGCGCACGGTAGCTTTCACGCGGATGACATTCTCCGCACCGTCGGCCTTGCCTGCGATCAGATTCGGCGAGCCGAGATCGACGTAGCGCACCGCAGCCGGAAAGATGACGTGCACGGTCTTGTCGTAGGTCACTTCCAACCCGTGCGGCGGAATCATGCGGTCGAAGGAGAGTTTGCGCGTGAGACCGTGATAGAGGCCGCCGTCCCGCTCCGCGTCGGGATAGACCTCCTTACAAAGCGATACCGCCTGCGTCTGTTCCGCTGCCTTGACAGTCTCGGTGTTGGTTACTTCCTGTGCGTTCGCCGCATCCGCGCCCAGCGCGAGGGCGAACATCATTACGAAATACTTTTTCATTTTACTGTGGATTTAGTGGCGGGGTTAAGAACCCCGATTTAATAAATGGTTGTTACTTGCTGATTATCGTCTTCTTTTTAATCCTCCGGCTGGTAAAGCATGACTTTATACCCGGCTTTCAGATGCACTTTGACAGTGCGCATCTTCTTGGCGATATATTGGCTCGTGCCCTGAATCAACCCTTTGCCGAGATCGGAGGCGAGCTGCGCTCCCGCGTCGGTGGAGATGTTGATGCTGCTGCCGAGCGACGACCCCATGTTGGCCGTCACCTCTTTGGCCGCGCTTACCTCCATCGAGTTGGGGATGAAGATGCCCTCCTGCCCATCGCTGTCGAAAACGGCCAGCTCGACGGGGATGATCGTTCCCCGATACTCCAACGAGGTAATGTCGATGCCGAGCCGCTCGCCCTGCACCCGTGCCGCGCCTACGACGACCGTGTTGCGGGGGATGCGCATGCCGGCTACCTGCATCGGTTCTGTGAGCCGCAGGCGGACAGTCTGCCCGTCGGTTACGGTCTGATTGCCGTGTACGCACGCAGGAATGGTATTGCGTCCGACAGCCGTCGAGGTTCCGACCGCCGTTTGAAATTCGAAATTCCGCTCGGCGGTCTGCGCCGTGATGAACTCGCTATCGGTCATGGACTGCGCGAGTGCGGAGACGATGCGTTCGGTCACCTGCCCGACGGGCTGCGCCACCGCCTTGCCGTTGCGCACCGTCTTTTTGTCCTCCTCCGTATCGGTTGCCGACGGCTGTTGCGTCGTGCCGCCTTGTCCGGCGGGCATATACTTGGCCGCCAATTCGTAGGACTTTTCGAGCAAGGCCACTTGATCGTCGAGCGTCGAGCCGGACGGCTCCGCCTGCCGCGCCATCATCGCTTCCAGTTCTTCGATGCGCTCGCGCAACTCCTCCTTTTCAGGGTCTTCGGCTGGTGTTTCGTAGAAATTGCCCAACGTGCGGTTGATGTCCTCGTAGGCCACAGCGGACGAACGTATCGTCCGTTGCGGGCGGGAACCTCCGCCGTAGGTGCGGGCGGGCTGCTGCGGTTCGGGATGGAGCAGATCGAACTCCTCCGACTGCGTTTCGGCTTTATCATCCTTATCCGAGAATAGCGCGGCGAGGTCGTTCATCTGCGCCTGCCGTTCTTTCTGCTTTTCCTCCATCTTCGCCTGCTCGTAGGCGGTACGTTTGTCGGCGATGATGCCAGACTGGGTGGGCAGAGGCATTTCGGTGTTGAAGCCGACACCTTGCTGCGACTCGGCCTTGTCCTTTTCGGAAGGTGCGAAGATCAGCCATATGGAGCCTGCGAAAAGCAGCCCCATAAGCGGGTACACGAGCATCTTGCGGCGTCGCTGCCGCTGCTCCTCCGTGAGCAGCCGGTCAGGCTTCGCCTCTTTCATGTCGGTCGTGGGATTTTTGTTTTGTTTCATAATCGTAGTGGTTGAAAAGGTGGATACTGTCCTGCTTCTGCGGCAGGTTGAATCGTTCGATATGTTCGATCTCTATTTGTCGTCCGTTTTCCCGTCCGATCTGGTAGAGCGCCGCCCCGAACGTAAAGAGGGCGCCGATGGCGAACAAGCTGAAAATGACGAGTACGACGATGATCTTCGTGCGCTCGGGGAGTGCCGCGAGCCATACCCGCAACCGCTCGTCCTGCCTCTCTGCCCACTCGTTCAGACGTTCGATTAGCTTTTTCATAGGCTTATCTCTCCAATGTTTGCAGGTCACGGTTTTCCAGAATCGTGAAGCCTTCGATGGTAAATCCGTTGGGGTTGTCGTCCGAACGTGAAGCGTTCAGCAGGCGGCACGACGTTACGAGGCTGCGCTCCGTTACGTTGCTCTCGCGGATAATCATCTGCCGCGCGTAGGTGTTTACGTGATAGGGATAGCGGTCGAAATCGCACACCACCGAATCGACCTGCAACACCTGATTGATGTTGCCCGCGATGATGCGGTTGTAGTAGCCCTTCTCGGAGAAGTCCAAATAGTAGTTATAGACGCTCTTGTCGGCCAGCAGCAGGGCGCGTTTGATATTGTGTTCGATAGCGCTCTTTTCGGGCGAGAGCGTGAAGAACAGCTCGTGAAAGCGGCGCACGTGCTCGCGCGCTTCGGCGGGCCGGTTCTGCGCGAGGTCTTGCGAGAGAGCGAGCATCAGCGACTTGCCGCCGTCGAGTACGTAGATCTTCTCGCGCTGCCGTTCGGCGAAGCGGTAGGCACTCCCGACGGAGAACACCGCCACCAGAGCGCACAGCGCAATGAAGACGATACCGAACAGGCGTATCTGCCTGAACGATGTCTCGATATTTTTCAATGACTTAAATTCCATATTGTTCGATTATTTTCGTTTGAATAATTTTCCGGCGGTATGGTTCCACGCGGCCTTGCTCGCGCGTCCCATCAGCCTGCCCGAATGTCCTGCGACATTGCCTGCGGCAGCTCCGACAACACCGCCCGCCAGACCTGCGCCCCGTCCTGCGAGCTGCGTAACGGCACGCCCGTAGCTGCCTGCGCCTCCGGCTTGGATGATCCACCCCGCGACGGTCGGAATCGTGAAATACCCGATGATGCCGATAATCAGGAAGACGATATAGACGCCGTTGGAGGCTTCGAGCGAGAAGTTCGGATTGTTCTGCAACTCTGAGATGTCGTTTTGCAGCATCAACACCTGAATCTTCGCCAAAATGGTACTGAACAGGTCGGCGACGGGCAGCCACAGGTACACTTGTACATAGCGGCAAACCCATTGCGTGAGCGTGGAGTGAAAGCCGTCCCAGACGGAGATAGCGAACGCTATCGGGCCGAGAATCGACAGGACGATCAAAAAGAACGTCCGCAGCGTGTCGATCAGCAGGGCGGCAGCTGCAAAGAGCAGTTCCAGCACCTCGCGGAAGAAGTCGCGGATACCTTTCTTCATGTTGTACATCCCGCGCTCGATATACATGCCGGCCATCGTGATCATATCGCCCGGCGACCAGCCTAACTCTTCGAGCTGACGGTCGAACTCCTCGTTCGAGACGAGGTAGGCCGTTTCGGGGTTGCGCATCATCGCCTCGTATTCGAGTTTGTCTTTCTGCTCGCGGTAGCGGTTCATGTCGAGCGTCTGCGATTCGAGCATCCGGTTCGTACCTTGTACGACGGGGCTTAACACCCCGTTGATCGTGCCGAGAACGATGGTCGGAAAGAACATGATGCAGAAGCCGACGGCGAAAGGCCGCAGCAGCGGATATACGTCGATGGCTTCGGCGCGGGCGAGCGACTGCCACACGCGCACGGCCACGTAGAACAGCGCACCCAGCCCCGCGATGCCTTTGGCGACACCCGCCATGTTGGAGCAGAGCGGCATCATCTCCGAATAGAGCGAGCGCAGGATGGTGTGCAGGTTGTCGAACTCTATGGTCATCAACATCATAATCGTTACGGATTAAGGGTTACCAATAGCGTTCGTTGCGGCTGCCGTAGAGTGCCAGCACCCTGTCCATGTCGTTCTTCTTGCGCGCTCGCAGGTAGCTGACCGAAATGTTCTTGTTGGTGTAATACATCACCAGATTGCGGTAGCGCCGTACGCTGTTGTAGCACCTGTCCACCACGTCCATACGTTCCTTGTCACTCATCGAGAGCGTCGTGATGTTCACGACCTCCTTCATCTCTTTGAGGACGTTG of the Alistipes senegalensis JC50 genome contains:
- a CDS encoding tetratricopeptide repeat protein, which translates into the protein MMKHTSVGLLAVLLAGCAVTSRLERRQSRALAEYAPCEQAAPKPAEKRNYMTVQHDSTTYYIAEAAKDENGETVANFRLDEVVVVAKSRTLPERKGKVLVDFVVRLPKELQGGCRSIVVVPHLHKAEGAVPLQELSIRGGLFSRVQDRNYWQFAQYVRLFRPDAAGEQRAFERFVKHPYPEGVRLDSIVEGAHDLSYYYSQEVPTRSEGKTMLLTLHGAVVALDGSRYDLPPLDTLRYHISSMLSFADTTTRYVTKIIEKYAVVNDRNYLSFRVNDVRIIDTLGDNAAQLARIESLMEELVEQREFHVDSIVLTASASPEGGYAQNERLARGRAAALKQRFGRRFGRQVDTLLCVRWVAEDWDELARLIAADGTIAERDAILGLLRTIGNPDRREAELRRRFPKQYRDIREWLYPLLRAVNFKYDLRRVGMVKDTIHTTVPDTLYARGVELLNEREYNGALRILRPYEDRNTAVAMLSLGHDEQAYEVLCRLKEEATVEYLKAVACARMGRVEEGKAAFRRACELQPNFEYRGNLDPEIRELITIQ
- a CDS encoding DUF3575 domain-containing protein, translating into MKKLFILLLCVLAAHTASAQYTAVRVNALGWATGTLNAGVDVAVAQKWSVELSGYWNPISTESLRANVLAATIGVHCWRFEPHVGLFWGLHSTLAKYKVGNRRTRYNGWTTGIGSSVGYSWMLAKRWNFTLEGGVSIYYMDDLRWHPDPSPCEAIRYEHCRRVVLAPSKIEVAFSYLF
- a CDS encoding DUF4906 domain-containing protein gives rise to the protein MKKILLFIIPLLAMMSSCIKDEMAECPSCKDKVRFSLQVREEGVQYVTRATDERTVRDVNLFLYDPRGALPDRQFYVESGTVECSVLPGRYEAYAVVNVHRDMGAMSQERLLESKISSATSYETLPMSGRTTLTVEDRMSDPVITVRRAVAKVVCNIAIESSVVYTLKLQSVQLINAAASTKLFAEEEAGDMFVVEQPLQMSSLEGRKATRTFYLFENCRGEVPSITTQQQKCAANAPQGATYVRIKARKDGLQMTYDVYLGENNTSNFDVRRNTVQTLDIRIKGDNEIDARIHSFEVKISDDLPDAEFGRTADRCIYATGKRLSIAVMDREKAGDLSAKIRLVAGVSGALQIGGHSVTSDITVPLGGSSDVYEIPIAYDPGTVYTTENSRLIYEVTVSNTDGYSYTKTFTRDFYNMLTVYTYWSGRDNTAGRLEDVTAVGEIKTWTGPAFYTRLLSLEDGPTMPVVANDGFAFKGWYADSGLTRKVSDANPYQHPMTSYYDTLYTEFVKEWVYIYTKLDEVLLVSNTGFRIDRDKQAFIVAPGSRCSISGKIGLLVTTWWDNPESSLVRRVVSTKNPYDFTATANRTLIPGYDAVSKDEMKNNRTPTSTD
- a CDS encoding FimB/Mfa2 family fimbrial subunit, with the protein product MKNLFLAAAAALGLLVSCNKEGNEIYETSKGAVATVSFTDEEPATRAFFGSTAAAETWEKALNTVTIFVIDPSGDLLAKRSFSAAELSAKKATFALPNAVPGTVCEFYAVANLDMAQVNSSDVLTAMLEQDAASYNGTFADVSTKAKRTGGFVMSGSASKAVAAAGSSTDVAITLKRTVAKVAVQVTPSPQFGSLYQGAVRINSITLSNSATQTPVFPTKTDPGAFNFSTTQTSDTASGKYRNLFYLYESPARNVGSRVKATINATYDMDGDFSTAAGQSSMTYEVELDGASGGEIRRNGYYRVDITINGLSGHDASLTITPAEWESPVTQTVELGA
- a CDS encoding conjugal transfer protein TraO, with amino-acid sequence MKRFCFFLVASLVLFVGQADAQRCLPKMRGIELRGGMADGFYSHANSNDAGYYVGAALSTYTKGGDKWVFGGEYLQRYNPYKGTRIPTVQVSAEGGFYYNFLSDARKIFFFYIGGSALAGYETVNWGDKTLFDGARLTNKDAFIYGGAVSLEMEAYLADRIALTVNVRERCLWGGSTGHFHTQYGIGVKFIID
- the traN gene encoding conjugative transposon protein TraN, translated to MKKYFVMMFALALGADAANAQEVTNTETVKAAEQTQAVSLCKEVYPDAERDGGLYHGLTRKLSFDRMIPPHGLEVTYDKTVHVIFPAAVRYVDLGSPNLIAGKADGAENVIRVKATVRDFRAETNMSVITEDGSFYTFNVRYAAEPLLLNVEMCDFIHDGESANRPNNAMEVYLTELGSESPLLVRLIMKSIHKQDRREVKHIGCKRFGIQYLLKGIYTHNGLLYFHTQIRNGSNVPFDVDFITFKIVDKKVAKRTAMQEQVIFPLRAYNYATRVAGKRDERTVFTFDKFTIPDDKCFVVELNEKNGGRHQSFIVENEDLVRARVIDELKVQ
- the traM gene encoding conjugative transposon protein TraM, translated to MKQNKNPTTDMKEAKPDRLLTEEQRQRRRKMLVYPLMGLLFAGSIWLIFAPSEKDKAESQQGVGFNTEMPLPTQSGIIADKRTAYEQAKMEEKQKERQAQMNDLAALFSDKDDKAETQSEEFDLLHPEPQQPARTYGGGSRPQRTIRSSAVAYEDINRTLGNFYETPAEDPEKEELRERIEELEAMMARQAEPSGSTLDDQVALLEKSYELAAKYMPAGQGGTTQQPSATDTEEDKKTVRNGKAVAQPVGQVTERIVSALAQSMTDSEFITAQTAERNFEFQTAVGTSTAVGRNTIPACVHGNQTVTDGQTVRLRLTEPMQVAGMRIPRNTVVVGAARVQGERLGIDITSLEYRGTIIPVELAVFDSDGQEGIFIPNSMEVSAAKEVTANMGSSLGSSINISTDAGAQLASDLGKGLIQGTSQYIAKKMRTVKVHLKAGYKVMLYQPED
- a CDS encoding TraL conjugative transposon family protein encodes the protein MKKLIERLNEWAERQDERLRVWLAALPERTKIIVVLVIFSLFAIGALFTFGAALYQIGRENGRQIEIEHIERFNLPQKQDSIHLFNHYDYETKQKSHDRHERGEA
- the traK gene encoding conjugative transposon protein TraK; the encoded protein is MEFKSLKNIETSFRQIRLFGIVFIALCALVAVFSVGSAYRFAERQREKIYVLDGGKSLMLALSQDLAQNRPAEAREHVRRFHELFFTLSPEKSAIEHNIKRALLLADKSVYNYYLDFSEKGYYNRIIAGNINQVLQVDSVVCDFDRYPYHVNTYARQMIIRESNVTERSLVTSCRLLNASRSDDNPNGFTIEGFTILENRDLQTLER
- the traJ gene encoding conjugative transposon protein TraJ, which encodes MEFDNLHTILRSLYSEMMPLCSNMAGVAKGIAGLGALFYVAVRVWQSLARAEAIDVYPLLRPFAVGFCIMFFPTIVLGTINGVLSPVVQGTNRMLESQTLDMNRYREQKDKLEYEAMMRNPETAYLVSNEEFDRQLEELGWSPGDMITMAGMYIERGMYNMKKGIRDFFREVLELLFAAAALLIDTLRTFFLIVLSILGPIAFAISVWDGFHSTLTQWVCRYVQVYLWLPVADLFSTILAKIQVLMLQNDISELQNNPNFSLEASNGVYIVFLIIGIIGYFTIPTVAGWIIQAGGAGSYGRAVTQLAGRGAGLAGGVVGAAAGNVAGHSGRLMGRASKAAWNHTAGKLFKRK